In one window of Cryptococcus neoformans var. neoformans JEC21 chromosome 7 sequence DNA:
- a CDS encoding sec14 cytosolic factor, putative, whose amino-acid sequence MATTDFLSGHPGHLSEAQQSTLEAFRTELLSSGLIPADADKEAFVQRIGYDRFDDQTLLRFLRARKFDIPKAKIMWEANEKWRKEFGADDIAANGFDYPEYEKVAQYYPQYYHKSDREGRPVYIEQLGKLDIPKLYALTTQERQLKRLVSEYEKFLRDRCPACSEEIGHLVETSCTILDLYNAGISSFYKVKDYVSAASTIGQNNYPETMGHMFIINAPYLFSTVWSLIKPWLDEATVRKIHILGKSYKAELQEYISAENLPVELGGTCKCPGGCNLSDAGPWNKAAEGA is encoded by the exons ATGGCCACTACAGACTTCCTCTCAGGACACCCGGGACACCT CTCAGAGGCCCAGCAATCCACCCTCGAAGCCTTCCGAACAGAGCTTCTCTCCTCTGGCCTCATCCCCGCCGACGCCGACAAGGAAGCCTTCGTGCAGCGTATCGGCTATGACCGTTTCGATGACCAGACTCTCTTGAGATTCTTGAGGGCGCGCAAGTTTGATATCcccaaggccaagatcATGTGGGAGGCGAAtgaaaagtggaggaaagagttTGGCGCGGACGACATTGCTGC CAACGGCTTTGACTATCCCGAATACGAAAAAGTCGCGCAATACTACCCGCAGTACTACCACAAGTCCGACAGGGAGGGTCGTCCCGTCTACATCGAGCAGCTCGGCAAGCTCGACATCCCCAAGCTCTACGCGCTCACCACCCAGGAGAGACAGCTCAAGCGACTTGTTTCAGAGTATGAAAAGTTCCTCAGGGACCGATGCCCTGCCTGTTCCGAGGAGATTGGACACCTTGTAGAGACTAGTTGTACTATTTTGGACTTGTACAATGCTGGTATCTCTAGCTTCTACAAGG TCAAGGACTATGTTTCTGCAGCCTCTACCATTGGCCAAAACAACT AC CCCGAGACAATGGGCCACatgttcatcatcaacgCCCCTTACCTCTTTTCCACCGTCTGGTCCCTCATCAAACCCTGGCTGGACGAAGCTACCGTTCGTAAAATCCATATCCTCGGTAAATCCTACAAGGCCGAGTTGCAAGAGTACATTTCTGCGGAGAACTTGCCAGTCGAGTTGGGGGGCACGTGTAAATGTCCTGGGGGGTGTAACTTGAGTGATGCCGGGCCTTGGAATAAGGCTGCGGAGGGTGCTTAA
- a CDS encoding flavin-adenine dinucleotide transporter, putative encodes MTSNISAQPSLFGDPSIDHALAGLGAGTVATLVMHPLDLVKVRFQLADSKPHPNSHLPLHKTKPRLGTGVYMALKDAVMIDGWKGLYRGLVPNLVGGASSWGLYFLFYNMIKKQMQGGDPSYRTSSGQHLLAAAEASAITAMLTNPIWVVKTRVFGTAKNDAVAYRGLWDGLRSISRTEGIRGLYKGSLLALIGVSNGSIQFATYEEIKRRRTEVKRRKYLREGKEWRVEDEKLSNIEYILASGSSKLVAIALTYPYQVIRARIQNFTPTPAIPKLTIPSVVSSVWRNEGALAMYKGLGTNALRILPGTCTTFVVYENLVWAFRTLAMKGKGKDEGPLA; translated from the exons ATGACTTCAAACATCTCAGCACAGCCAAGTCTCTTTGGCGACCCATCCATCGACCATGCACTAGCAGGCCTCGGCGCAGGCACTGTTGCAACCCTCGTCATGCACCCTCTCGACCTCGTCAAAGTTCGCTTTCAACTAGCGGACAGCAAACCCCATCCCAactcccatctccctcttcacAAGACAAAACCCAGGCTAGGTACTGGCGTTTATATGGCATTGAAGGATGCGGTCATGATTGATGGCTGGAAGGGATTATACAGAGGTTTGGTGCCCAATTTGGTCGGAGGGGCTAGTAGTTGGGGATTGTACTTTCTCTT TTATAACATGATAAAAAAGCAGATGCAGGGAGGAGATCCAAGCTATAGAACATCAAGTGGCCAACATCTCTTAGCAGCCGCAGAAGCTA GCGCTATCACAGCAATGCTCACCAACCCTATTTGGGTCGTCAAAACCCGCGTTTTTGGGACTGCCAAAAACGACGCGGTCGCTTACCGCGGTTTATGGGACGGCCTCCGTTCTATATCCCGCACGGAAGGTATTCGTGGTCTATACAAAGGCTCATTGTTGGCCCTCATCGGTGTGTCGAATGGGTCCATCCAGTTTGCCACGTATGAGGAGATCAAAAGGCGGCGGACAGAGGTGAAGAGACGTAAATATCTgcgagaagggaaagaatggAGGGTGGAAGACGAAAAACTA TCAAATATAGAATACATTTTAGCATCAGGATCTTCAAAACTTGTAGCAATAGCATTGACATACCCTTATCAAGTCATCCGAGCTAGAATACAA AATTTCACTCCTACACCAGCCATCCCCAAATTAACGATCCCTTCAGTCGTCTCGTCAGTGTGGCGCAATGAAGGCGCACTCGCAATGTATAAAGGGTTGGGTACGAATGCTCTCAGGATCTTACCGGGGACGTGTACGACTTTCGTGGTTTATGAGAATTTGGTATGGGCGTTCAGGACGCTGGCtatgaaagggaaggggaaggatgagggACCTTTGGCGTAA
- a CDS encoding nuclear condensin complex protein, putative translates to MRVEELILDGFKSYPVRTTISGFDESFNAITGLNGSGKSNILDAICFVLGITNMQSVRANNLMDLIYKRGQAGVTKASVTIVFNNEDRSKSPVGFENTPQITVTRQIAVGNVSKYLLNGHKSTLQALQNLFQSVQLNINNPNFLIMQGKITKVLNMKPAEILGMVEEAAGTRMFEERKDKAMKTMTKKDKKVEEIESLLREEIDPKLEKLRAEKRSYLEYQKATSELERLTRLVKAYEWVAAVEKAEKATETVKKKRKDIETAKGDIMRGGKECHGMEKELEEIRKKKEKEQAKGGKIQGLTEAVNNLERELVKIKTQIEITESTLKDDAKRVEGAKKTVGELSKTLEDRRSETSKESSAFAELKDAYDAGQAELSKLEELLQSLLTGLSSNQNDEENAGGYLGQLAEAKARLAAAGTEAEQAKVKIGLAEKELKEKEPRAKKAEKDGEGLVKELAAKRAQMEKLRKQVESAGWDEQQEREMLESQAEHQSKMTELMDKRDMLKSRLASIDFTYSDPEANFDRSKVKGLVANLVDLDEENFSNSTALEICAGGKLYNVVVHDEKVGSKLLKNGNLRKRVTIIPLNKIDATKIAAEKLAAAHRVAPGKVNLALDLVGYPEDVSAAMAYVFGRTFICADKRTAEAITFNKSIAVKSVTVEGDVYDPSGTLSGGSAPSSGGVLVKVQELKQIEREIAKHRSAVEEIRSKLQSAKKVIDQWKKDKKNLELSEHEVRLLEEQIKGSNATKIIAEVEAARTSLADLKNIVNQAKEKQKQASADCKRLEKEMADFKNNKDSKLNEIKANITSKKNELGKKTLQVKTRQKAIQTAELELQQLESDLESAKAEVEEATAAQAKTKAEHSALQESFKASQSDHKAAETKLRSEEAVLVAFDNELADLERDLKAKKQDISDAELSLKKLEHDLGLVEKEKASLVDHKVNLENRFQWILDEHQFFGKIGTPYDFRSVDLQQARDQCRELESQANGMGKKINPKVMNMIDSVEKKEQALKKMMATVLKDKSMIQDTIEELDRYKRDALTKTWEKVNGDFGLIFAELLPGNFAKLQPPEGQDLTQGLEVKVRLGSVWKASLTELSGGQRSLIALSLIMSLLQFKPAPMYILDEIDAALDLQHTQHIGQLFRNRFKGSQFIVVSLKEGLFTNANVLFRARFRDGTSIVERTERRSNALHSSSSDKENAQEPVAGKGNKRTGDSRAPLAAR, encoded by the exons ATGAGGGTCGAAGAGCTCATTTTGGACG GCTTCAAGTCGTATCCCGTCAGAACAACCATATCTG GATTTGATGAATCTTTCAATGCCATTACCGGTCTTAACGGTTCGGGAAAATCCAATATCCTCGATGCGATATGTTTCGTACTTGGTATTACGAATATGCAGTCG GTTCGAGCGAACAACTTGATGGACCTTATCTATAAACG GGGCCAAGCAGGTGTTACAAAAGCATCTGTCACCATCGTTTTCAACAATGAGGACAGATCGAAATCGCCAGTTGGTTTTGAAAATACGCCTCAAATCACAGTCACCAGACAA ATCGCGGTCGGCAATGTCTCCAAATATCTCCTCAACGGGCATAAATCCACTCTCCAAGCTCTCCAAAACCTCTTCCAATCCGTTCAGCTCAACATCAATAACCCCAATTTCCTCATCATGCAAGGTAAAATCACCAAAGTGCTCAACATGAAGCCAGCAGAGATTTTGGGTATGGTAGAGGAAGCAGCGGGAACAAGGATgttcgaggagaggaaggacaaGGCCATGAAAACGATGACtaaaaaagacaagaaggttgaggaaatTGAAAGC CTGCTCCGAGAAGAAATAGATCCCAAACTTGAGAAGCTTCGAGCTGAGAAACGATCGTATCTAGAATATCAAAAAGCCACCTCTGAGCTTGAACGTCTCACTCGTCTCGTGAAGGCGTACGAATGGGTCGCTGCTGTTGAAAAGGCTGAAAAGGCCACAGAGACTGTtaagaaaaagaggaaggacaTCGAGACTGCTAAAGGCGACATAatgagaggaggaaaagagtgTCATGGAATGGAAAAGGAGTTAGAGGAAATACgtaaaaagaaagaaaag GAACAAGCcaaaggagggaagatCCAGGGTTTGACTGAAGCGGTCAACAATTTGGAACGCGAGCTGGTCAAGATCAAAACTCAGATCGAGATCACCGAAAGCACTCTGAAAGATGATGCCAAGAGAGTCGAAGGTGCCAAAAAAACTGTCGGAGAG CTTTCCAAAACGCTCGAAGATAGGCGATCTGAGACTTCCAAGGAGAGCTCCGCCTTTGCCGAATTGAAAGATGCATACGACGCCGGCCAAGCGGAGCTTTCTAAACTCGAAGAACTTCTTCAGTCACTTTTGACGGGTCTCTCGTCTAATCAAAACGATGAAGAGAACGCGGGCGGCTACCTCGGTCAATTGGCAGAAGCTAAAGCCCGCCTGGCAGCGGCTGGGACAGAAGCCGAGCAGGCCAAAGTCAAGATTGGTCTagcggagaaggagttgaaagagaaggaacCGAGAGCTAAAAaggctgagaaggatggagaggggCTGGTCAAGGAGCTTGCGGCTAAGAGAGCACAAATGGAGAAGCTGAGAAAGCAGGTCGAGAGTGCTGGATGGGATGAACAGCAGGAACGCGAGATGTTGGAATCTCAAGCCGAGCATCAATCAAAGATGACCGAACTCATGGAC AAACGCGACATGCTTAAATCTCGTCTTGCATCAATTGACTTCACTTACTCTGATCCTGAAGCCAATTTTGACCGTTCCAAAGTTAAGGGTCTTGTCGCCAACTTGGTCGACCTTGACGAAGAAAACTTCAGCAACTCTACGGCCTTGGAGATCTGCGCGGGAGGAAAGCTTTATAACGTGGTCGTACACGACGAAAAAGTCGGCTCCAAGCTGCTTAAAAATGGTAACCTTCGGAAGAGGGTGACGATCATCCCTTTGAACAAAATTGATGCTACCAAGATTGCAGCTGAG AAACTTGCCGCTGCTCATCGAGTCGCTCCCGGCAAAGTCAATCTTGCTCTTGACCTCGTTGGCTACCCAGAGGACGTCTCTGCCGCAATGGCCTACGTCTTCGGTCGCACGTTTATCTGTGCTGACAAGCGTACAGCCGAAGCTATCACTTTCAACAAATCAATCGCGGTAAAGTCTGTCACTGTTGAAGGTGATGTATATGATCCTTCAGGTACACTTTCTGGAGGGTCAGCACCGAGCAGCGGAGGTGTATTGGTGAAGGTGCAGGAGTTGAAACAAATTGAGAGGGAGATCGCAAAGCACAGATCTGCAGTAGAAGAAATCAGAAGCAAGTTGCAAAGCGCTAAAAAAGTTATTGAccaatggaagaaggacaaaaaGAATCTGGAGCTAAGTGAGCACGAAGTGAGGTTGCTGGAGGAGCAGATAAAGGGCAGTAATGCTACCAAG ATTATTGCTGAGGTGGAAGCGGCCAGAACATCCCTTGCCGACCTTAAGAATATCGTCAACCAAGCTAAGGAAAAGCAGAAGCAAGCTTCAGCGGATTGCAAGCGTctcgagaaggagatggccGATTTCAAGAACAACAAAGATTCCAAGTTGAATGAAATCAAG GCGAATATCACTAGTAAAAAGAACGAGcttggaaagaagacatTGCAGGTCAAGACGCGCCAGAAGGCGATCCAAACCGCGGAGCTTGAGCTTC AGCAACTGGAAAGTGATCTCGAAAGTGCTAAGGCTGAGGTCGAGGAAGCCACTGCTGCTCAAGCGAAGACAAAGGCTGAACACAGTGCACTGCAAGAAAGTTTTAAAGCATCACAG AGTGATCATAAGGCTGCCGAAACGAAGCTCAGGAGCGAAGAAGCTGTCCTTGTCGCTTTTGACAACGAGCTTGCCGACTTGGAACGTGACCTCAAAGCAAAGAAACAGGATATATCGGATGCTGAGCTCTCCCTCAAGAAGCTTGAGCATGATCTAGGGCttgttgaaaaggagaaagcaAGTTTAGTGGATCATAAGGTGAATTTGGAAAATCGGTTCCAGTGGATCTTGGACGAGCATCA GTTCTTTGGTAAAATCGGTACTCCGTATGATTTCCGAAGTGTAGATCTTCAACAAGCGAGGGATCAGTGTCGAGAGCTTGAGTCTCAGGCTAATGGAATGGGTAAGAAAATCAACCCTAAGGTTATGAACATGATCGATAG tgttgagaagaaggagcaagctctgaagaagatgatggctACTGTTCTCAAGGATAAGTCCATGATTCAAGACACAATAGAGGAGCTCGACCGGTACAAACGCGACGCGCTAACAAAGACTTGGGAAAAGGTTAATGG TGACTTTGGTCTGATCTTCGCCGAACTTCTTCCGGGCAACTTTGCCAAACTCCAACCTCCTGAGGGACAAGACTTGACCCAAGGTCTTGAGGTCAAGGTCCGGTTGGGTAGCGTGTGGAAGGCCAGCTTGACTGAACTGAGTGGTGGTCAAAG ATCACTTATCGCGctctctctcatcatgtcccttcttcaattcaAACCCGCCCCGATGTACATTCTTGACGAAATTGACGCCGCACTTGACTTGCAACACACTCAGCACATTGGTCAACTCTTCCGCAACAGATTCAAAGGCAGCCAGTTTATTGTCGTTTCTCTCAAAGAAGGACTATTCACGAACGCCAATGTCTTGTTCCGAGCGAGGTTTCGGGACGGTACAAGTATTGTCGAG AGAACCGAAAGACGGTCAAATGCTTTGCATAGCTCGTCGTCGGACAAGGAGAATGCACAGGAGCCAGTGGCAGGTAAGGGTAACAAACGAACAGGGGATAGCCGTGCACCATTAGCTGCTCGATAA
- a CDS encoding alpha-amylase, putative has product MAHHANEDHHGKPGNFTMMQYFEWYAEGGGVHWKKYESESERLANMGITACWIPPPTKGSSPKGTGYDIYDVWDLGEFDQKGSVGTKWGTKEDLLKAIKAASEKGIITYIDAVLNHKAGADDKEEFMATMVDENNRNKEVGEMHNIEGWTKFTFPGRGDKYSDMKWNFNHFTGVDYDAKTETTAIFKIQGDGKHWATDVDKENGSFDYLMFADIDHSHPDVEAELNKWGKWVLQETGAYGFRFDAVKHISQSFIAQFVKQLREGENSKTKAFCVGEFWHDSVDALEAYLDGLGTQFSCFDSCLQDNFHQAGEARENYDLRKIFDDSLVQRRPLDAVTLVDNHDTQIGQSLERWVSSAFKPLAYALILLRVDGYPCVFYGDLYGCGGENPQEPMNQLEDIVRCRKLFAHGELRDYWDHPNCLAWVRVGDEEHDGCVVVICNGKDDGSKRCEVGVEHKGEKWTDVLGWHQGEVTIGDDGWAEFYSPPESISIWTKVDARGRDEFQK; this is encoded by the exons ATGGCTCACCACGCGAACGAAGATCACCATGGCAAGCCTG GAAACTTTACAATGATGCAGTACTTCGAATGGTACGctgaaggtggtggtgtACATTGGAAAAAGTATGAAAGCGAATCCGAAAGACTGGCCAACATGGGCATCACTGCCTGTTGGATTCCTC CTCCTACTAAAGGCTCTAGCCCTAAGGGTACAGGATATGATAT TTATGATGTTTGGGACTTGGGAGAATTCGACCAGAAAGGATCTGTCGGTACCAAATGGGGTACTAAAGAAGATCTTTTAAAAGCAATTAAGGCTGCTTCTGAGAAGGGCATTATCACGTACATTGATGCTGTCTTGAATCACAA GGCCGGCGCTGATGATAAAGAAGAATTTATGGCCACCATGGTGGACGAGAATAACCGTAACAAGGAAGTAGGAGAAATGCACAACATTGAAGGCTGGACCAA GTTCACTTTCCCTGGCAGAGGCGACAAGTACTCCGACATGAAGTGGAATTTTAACCATTTCACAGGGGTAGACTATGACGCAAAGACTGAGACCACCGCTATCTTCAAG ATTCAAGGGGACGGGAAGCATTGGGCCACCGATGTTGATAAAGAAAACGGGTCTTTCGATTATCTCATGTTT GCCGATA TTGACCATTCACACCCGGATGTTGAGGCCGAACTCAA CAAATGGGGTAAATGGGTCCTCCAAGAGACAGGTGCCTACGGTTTCCGGTTCGACGCCGTCAAACACATCTCT CAATCTTTCATTGCCCAGTTTGTCAAGCAACTTCGAGAAGGCGAGAACTCCAAGACAAAGGCTTTCTGCGTCGGAGAGTTCTGGCATG ACTCTGTCGACGCTCTTGAAGCATATCTTGATGGACTTGGGACACAGTTTTCCTGCTTTGACTCATGCTTGCAAG ATAATTTCCAC CAAGCTGGAGAAGCGAGGGAGAATTACGACCTGCGAAAGATTTTTGACGATTCCCTTGTTCAACGTCGACCCCTCGATGCCGT GACTCTCGTTGACAAC CACGACACTCAGATCGGTCAATCTCTTGAGAGATGGGTATCCTCAGCCTTCAAACCCTTGGCCTACGCTTTAATCCTCCTACGCGTTGACGGTTACCC GTGTGTGTTCTACGGCGATCTTTATGGATGTGGCGGAGAGAACCCCCAGGAGCCCATGAACCAGCTCGAAGACATTGTTCGCTGCCGAAAGCTTTTCGCTCACGGCGAGCTTCGTGATTACTGGGACCATC CCAATTGCCTCGCTTGGGTCCGTGTTGGCGACGAGGAGCATGACGGTTGTGTTGTGGTGATTTGCAACGGGAAAGATGATGGTTCGAAGCGGTGCGAAGTTGGTGTAGAGCATAAAGGGGAGAAATGGACTGATGTACTCGGCTGGCATCAGGGAGAGGTTACCATtggggatg ATGGCTGGGCCGAGTTTTACTCCCCTCCCGAGAGTATTTCCATCTGGACTAAGGTGGATGCCCGTGGAAGGGATGAATTCCAGAAGTGA
- a CDS encoding protein-methionine-S-oxide reductase, putative, with protein sequence MLPLRNFFASFSTSPRTLHNSNMVNFKNPPAPTVPSAIKAKESLKPGEGVEQAIFASGCFWGTEHLFTKHYGNLPQFSAISGYIGGHAESPSYRQVCTGATGHAEAVKVTYQTGSVAYAELVEFFYRTHDPTTVDRQGPDTGTQYRSAIFYTTPEQEETAKKVTAEVQEKYLKGRPIVTQIAKAGTFYQAEDYHQNYLDNNPGGYECPTHRFYW encoded by the exons ATGCTTCCGCTCCGCAACTTTTTCGCTTCTTTCTCGACTTCTCCGCGAACGCTCCACAACTCCAACATGGTCAATTTCAAAAACCCCCCTGCCCCTACTGTACCGAGTGCTATCAAGGCGAAGGAAAGTCTCAAGCCTGGTGAAGGTG TCGAACAAGCCATCTTCGCCTCTGGATGCTTC TGGGGTACTGAACACCTCTTCACAAAGCACTATGGAAACCTTCCCCAGTTCTCTGCTATTTCAGGTTACATTGGTGGTCATGCCGAAAGCCCCT CATACAGACAAGTCTGTACAGGAGCTACCGGTCATGCCGAGGCTGTCAAAGTGACTTACCAAACCGGATCTGTTGCCTATGCTGAGCTTGTGGAATTCTTTTATCGAACACACGACCCTACCACCGTTGACAGGCAAGGTCCGGACACTGGTACTC AGTACCGAAGTGCTATCTTTTACACAACACCGGAGCAAGAGGAGACTGCTAAAAAGGTGACTGCGGAGGTTCAAGAGAAGTA TCTTAAGGGAAGACCCATTGTTACTCAGATTGCCAAGGCTGGTACTTTCTACCAGGCGGAGGATTATCACCAAAACTACT TGGATAACAACCCTGGAGGATACGAGTGCCCTACCCATAGATTCTACTGGTAG
- a CDS encoding 12 kda heat shock protein (glucose and lipid-regulated protein), putative — protein sequence MNAQSSIVLLSPGWWSRWPERYIRSTAVVYSFLSFINKLVRNKSSTTTTTTPNRKTNTFIIMSDAGRQSFTDKAGAALKPDSEKSYLEQAKDTIGGKADSAASTGQPQSQKSYTQEIGDTFSGNKNDNQESLADKAKNAFGANQ from the exons ATGAATGCACAGTCGAGCATTGTTCTACTGTCACCTGGCTGGTGGTCAAGGTGGCCAGAAAGGTATATAAGAAGCACTGCCGTCGTAtattcctttctctccttcattaACAAACTTGTTCGCAACAAATCTTCAACTACCACTACTACCACACCCAACCGCAAGACAAACACTTTTATCATAATGTCCGACGCTGGCAGGCAATCTTTCACCGACA AGGCTGGTGCTGCTCTTAAACCCGACTCTGAGAAGTCTTATCTCGAACAGGCCAAGGACACCATTGGCGGCAAGGCAGAC TCTGCTGCTTCCACTGGCCAGCCCCAATCCCAGAAGTCTTACACCCAGGAGATCGGTGACACGTTCTCCGGTAACAAGAACGACAATCAGGAGTCTCTTGCTGATAAGGCCAAGAACGCCTTTGGGGCCAACCAGTGA